A DNA window from Anaerocolumna sp. AGMB13020 contains the following coding sequences:
- a CDS encoding phage holin family protein translates to MGDLLQYVVVLVMAICLAVGYIIKHSLDFIPNKYIPLIMAVLGVTLNVWVNGWEFTPEILLGGLASGLASTGAFEAVRNLTEKEADK, encoded by the coding sequence ATGGGAGATTTATTGCAGTATGTAGTAGTATTAGTAATGGCAATTTGCCTGGCAGTAGGTTATATCATTAAACATAGCCTGGATTTTATTCCAAACAAATACATACCTCTTATAATGGCTGTATTGGGTGTTACTTTGAATGTCTGGGTTAATGGCTGGGAGTTTACCCCTGAAATCCTTTTGGGAGGATTGGCCAGTGGCTTGGCAAGCACCGGCGCATTTGAAGCTGTCAGGAATCTTACCGAGAAAGAAGCTGATAAATAG
- a CDS encoding thymidine kinase — protein sequence MSKLYFKYGCMNSSKSANLLMIKHNYEEQGFRVLLLKPQVDDRDGQDIIKSRVGIQSKCITLGSESSVYSCYDPDKIDVVMVDEAQFLSEEQVNELYQISFRIPVMCFGLLIDFTQHLFPGSKRLVELSESIQEIKTVCKCGKKATINARFDQSGRVMTKGEQIDIGGNEKYRALCKECYARLVKEAEKAGKS from the coding sequence ATGTCAAAGTTATATTTTAAATACGGATGTATGAACAGTAGTAAATCTGCTAATTTATTAATGATCAAACATAATTATGAGGAACAGGGATTCCGTGTATTACTTCTAAAACCTCAAGTTGATGATAGAGATGGCCAGGATATTATTAAATCAAGAGTTGGCATTCAAAGCAAATGTATAACTCTTGGAAGCGAAAGTTCCGTATATTCCTGCTACGACCCGGACAAAATTGACGTGGTCATGGTTGATGAAGCACAGTTCTTAAGTGAAGAACAGGTTAATGAGCTCTATCAGATTTCTTTTCGAATCCCGGTTATGTGTTTTGGACTATTAATCGACTTTACCCAGCATTTATTTCCGGGCAGCAAACGTCTGGTAGAACTTTCAGAGAGCATACAAGAGATTAAGACGGTATGTAAATGCGGAAAAAAAGCCACCATCAATGCACGGTTTGATCAGAGCGGCAGAGTAATGACCAAAGGAGAACAGATAGATATCGGAGGTAATGAAAAATACAGAGCATTATGTAAAGAATGTTATGCGAGATTAGTAAAGGAAGCTGAAAAAGCTGGTAAATCATAA
- a CDS encoding DUF5688 family protein — protein sequence MPRNLKKLDFSSFAVQLKELVSSQLGEEFELYLHTVTKNNGGSREGIVVRKKEERVTHSIYLERYYKKYIKNMELETIAVEFIQAYRQAAQNNLPEAEMLEDFDKIRDNIFFRLVNYQKNEIILSDIPFLPFLDLTITFHCLVQNKMDYISSLRITNHHLELWGINIKKLTEVAKDNTPRIFPASIRTMEEIFRGFSLATEEDVNPMYVVSNNTGINGASCLLYKDVISVLAGELNSNLFILPSSIHEIIVMKDDGFIGKEELAQMVKEVNLTQVAEEDFLSDSVYYYSADEQRIIKA from the coding sequence ATGCCGAGAAATCTGAAAAAGTTAGATTTCAGTTCATTTGCAGTACAACTGAAAGAACTTGTAAGCTCACAGCTAGGTGAAGAATTTGAATTATATCTTCACACTGTTACCAAAAATAATGGAGGTTCAAGAGAAGGTATTGTAGTCAGGAAAAAGGAGGAACGGGTAACGCATAGCATTTACCTGGAGAGGTATTACAAGAAATACATAAAAAACATGGAACTTGAGACGATTGCAGTGGAGTTTATACAGGCTTACAGGCAAGCTGCCCAGAATAATCTGCCGGAGGCGGAAATGCTGGAGGATTTTGATAAGATTAGAGATAATATATTCTTCCGGTTGGTCAACTATCAGAAAAATGAGATTATATTAAGTGATATACCCTTTCTGCCCTTTCTGGATCTGACTATTACTTTCCATTGCCTGGTTCAGAATAAAATGGATTATATCAGTTCGTTAAGGATAACAAATCATCATCTGGAACTTTGGGGGATTAATATTAAAAAACTGACAGAGGTTGCCAAAGATAATACTCCTCGGATTTTTCCTGCATCCATCAGAACAATGGAGGAAATTTTTCGTGGTTTTTCCTTGGCAACGGAGGAGGATGTAAATCCTATGTATGTCGTTTCGAATAACACTGGTATCAATGGGGCCAGCTGCTTGCTGTACAAAGATGTAATTTCTGTTTTGGCAGGAGAACTGAACAGCAATCTCTTTATCCTTCCAAGCAGTATTCATGAAATCATAGTTATGAAAGATGACGGATTTATTGGGAAAGAGGAACTTGCACAAATGGTTAAAGAGGTGAATCTAACACAGGTGGCGGAAGAAGATTTCTTGTCTGACAGCGTTTATTATTATTCGGCTGACGAGCAGAGGATCATAAAAGCATAA
- a CDS encoding peptidoglycan recognition protein family protein, whose product MDIIQKYMTRNRCYSSPVTITVKKLVLHSLGVAQPDSNVIFNKMNTNSAMVSVHGFIEADRIVQTLPWNYKGWHVGSGLKGTYNNCTIGIELCEPKGHTYNGGTMVNYDVNANKAYFTKVYNNAVQLFAMLSKELELDPIKDILCHCEVYSLGYGSNHADVMQWFPRHKKSMDTFRADVSKEINYIVPAVKKKISSVKETEIIEKQLT is encoded by the coding sequence GTGGATATCATCCAAAAATACATGACCAGGAACCGATGTTATTCATCACCTGTAACCATTACTGTTAAAAAGCTGGTGCTGCATTCCCTGGGCGTAGCACAGCCTGATTCAAATGTTATCTTTAATAAAATGAACACTAACAGCGCTATGGTATCGGTTCATGGTTTTATTGAAGCTGACCGAATTGTTCAGACATTACCCTGGAACTATAAGGGATGGCATGTCGGGTCAGGATTAAAAGGCACTTACAATAATTGCACGATTGGTATAGAACTGTGTGAACCAAAGGGGCACACATATAATGGCGGAACAATGGTCAATTATGATGTGAACGCCAATAAAGCGTATTTTACCAAGGTATATAACAATGCGGTACAGTTATTTGCCATGTTAAGCAAGGAGCTGGAACTTGATCCTATAAAAGATATCCTTTGTCATTGTGAGGTATATTCTCTTGGTTATGGATCAAATCATGCCGATGTTATGCAATGGTTTCCCAGGCACAAGAAAAGCATGGATACCTTCAGAGCGGATGTCAGTAAAGAAATAAATTATATTGTTCCGGCAGTAAAGAAAAAGATATCATCTGTAAAAGAGACAGAAATAATAGAGAAGCAGCTTACATAA
- a CDS encoding lysoplasmalogenase family protein, with amino-acid sequence MSNKKSMLLYLTFFYVLTELTIYVSFMTGDINGSLKITTITWLKYSSVLLCLLYSVIVFILLQEKDTLILAAALFFTGLSDYFLLFTNSFTFGMLSFSIVQLIYLLRLWYLDRGAVLIYRSLLNLLLWAGALTILKLLGIMNENTELSDKLLLYVASFYFVTILHNVIRSFIHMNKCKSSKSIIFSLGMFLFIFCDINVGIYNLEGFIAIDQEIFHKLYQFAEVAMWMFYLPAQVCIALSGSIESVSKVNLTKK; translated from the coding sequence ATGAGTAATAAGAAATCGATGCTATTATATTTGACATTTTTTTATGTACTAACAGAGTTAACTATCTATGTAAGTTTTATGACAGGAGATATAAACGGCTCTTTAAAGATTACTACGATTACTTGGCTAAAATACAGTTCAGTGCTGTTGTGTTTATTATATTCAGTAATTGTTTTTATACTGCTTCAAGAAAAAGATACACTAATCCTTGCTGCTGCTCTGTTTTTCACCGGCTTATCAGATTATTTTTTACTTTTTACTAACAGTTTTACGTTTGGCATGCTTTCATTTTCAATAGTGCAGCTTATCTATCTCCTAAGACTGTGGTATTTGGATAGAGGGGCAGTTTTAATCTATCGATCTTTATTAAATTTATTACTGTGGGCAGGGGCTTTAACTATATTAAAGCTATTAGGTATTATGAATGAGAATACAGAATTATCTGATAAGCTGCTGCTTTATGTGGCAAGTTTTTATTTTGTTACCATACTTCACAATGTTATAAGGTCCTTTATTCATATGAACAAATGCAAAAGTTCAAAATCAATTATCTTCTCACTGGGAATGTTTTTATTTATTTTTTGCGATATTAATGTAGGTATCTATAATCTGGAAGGTTTTATTGCCATAGATCAGGAAATTTTTCATAAACTATATCAATTCGCAGAAGTAGCTATGTGGATGTTTTATTTGCCGGCACAGGTCTGTATTGCTTTAAGCGGCAGTATTGAAAGCGTGAGTAAAGTAAATCTGACGAAAAAGTGA
- a CDS encoding DUF421 domain-containing protein, whose translation MDLIKIAVLSLSSAAVLFILTKLMGDREMSELSMFDYITSITIGSIAAEMATSLEDDFRRPLLAMVIYGAVCFVISLLTCKSITLRRFFEGHSLIMYQNGKLYNKNMLKAKIDVDEFLAMCRVNGYFDLSEIHTAILESNGKLSILPMAKNKPVTAEDLNLNPEQSFPMSNVIIDGKILKNNLQWAGKNEIWLEKQLSAQGIKDIKEVMLATCDSSDSQLNIYVKLPVVSKNDMFQ comes from the coding sequence ATGGACTTAATAAAAATAGCAGTATTATCTTTAAGTTCTGCTGCGGTACTTTTTATACTAACGAAACTTATGGGTGACAGGGAAATGTCCGAGTTGAGTATGTTTGATTATATAACCAGTATAACGATAGGTTCCATTGCAGCAGAAATGGCAACATCCCTGGAGGATGACTTTAGAAGACCGTTATTAGCAATGGTTATCTATGGAGCAGTATGTTTTGTTATATCCTTATTAACCTGTAAATCGATTACTCTGCGAAGGTTTTTTGAAGGGCATTCTCTGATAATGTATCAGAACGGGAAGCTCTATAATAAAAATATGCTGAAAGCAAAAATTGACGTGGATGAATTTCTGGCCATGTGCCGGGTTAACGGTTATTTCGACCTGAGTGAAATTCATACTGCAATACTGGAGTCAAATGGTAAGTTAAGTATACTTCCTATGGCAAAGAATAAACCTGTAACTGCCGAAGACCTAAATCTTAATCCGGAACAGAGTTTTCCTATGTCGAATGTAATAATAGACGGAAAAATACTAAAAAACAATCTGCAATGGGCAGGGAAAAACGAAATCTGGCTGGAGAAACAACTTAGCGCCCAGGGGATTAAGGACATCAAAGAGGTAATGCTTGCAACCTGTGACAGCTCGGACAGCCAGCTAAATATTTATGTCAAGCTGCCGGTTGTTTCTAAAAATGATATGTTCCAATAG